In bacterium (Candidatus Blackallbacteria) CG13_big_fil_rev_8_21_14_2_50_49_14, one DNA window encodes the following:
- a CDS encoding fatty acid desaturase has translation MSHETPDTLQNLDYAAFAAELEDLHQRLQAGVSEADFRHLTKIESWGQVCSLLGYATAWLLPNPISAYLISQGQMTRWANMTHHIRHRGYDRVPNIPKRYTSKGFARGWRRWVDWPDWLVPEAWDFEHNVLHHYHTGEKLDPDVLEDRAHLMRSLNFPLWMKYAVAIFFMLTWKLSYYAPNTLWMLQQRRSRPGRKGLEAKIAAHQPLIFHGAPLWWPFQRESLEFWARCVLPYALFRFALLPALFLPLGITATLNVLLTSILAELMTNLHSFLIIVPNHTGDDVYRFDEPVSDKAEFYVRQIIGSANFTGGTDFSDYLQGWLNYQIEHHLWPEMTMLQYQKAQPEVEALCKKYGVPYIRQSIWKRIGQTMRLLTGQSRNPFFKTRSRQERERDMVAV, from the coding sequence ATGAGCCACGAAACGCCCGATACTTTGCAAAATCTGGATTATGCCGCATTTGCAGCAGAACTTGAAGATTTACATCAACGTCTCCAGGCGGGAGTGAGTGAAGCCGACTTTCGCCATTTGACCAAAATCGAAAGTTGGGGGCAGGTCTGCTCTCTTTTGGGCTATGCTACCGCCTGGCTCTTGCCCAACCCGATCAGTGCCTATCTGATCAGCCAGGGCCAGATGACCCGCTGGGCGAATATGACCCATCATATTCGCCACAGGGGCTATGATCGGGTTCCCAATATTCCCAAGCGCTATACCAGCAAAGGTTTTGCCCGCGGCTGGCGGCGCTGGGTCGATTGGCCCGACTGGTTGGTACCCGAGGCCTGGGATTTTGAGCACAATGTGCTGCACCACTACCATACCGGTGAAAAACTCGACCCCGATGTACTGGAAGACCGGGCTCATCTGATGCGCAGCTTGAATTTTCCGCTCTGGATGAAATATGCCGTGGCGATTTTCTTCATGCTGACCTGGAAACTGAGTTATTACGCACCCAATACCCTCTGGATGCTGCAACAACGACGTTCGCGACCCGGTCGCAAGGGCTTGGAAGCCAAAATAGCAGCCCATCAACCCCTGATCTTCCACGGAGCTCCCCTCTGGTGGCCTTTTCAACGTGAAAGTCTGGAATTCTGGGCGCGCTGTGTTTTACCCTATGCGCTGTTTCGTTTTGCTTTGCTGCCCGCACTGTTTTTGCCCTTGGGCATCACCGCCACCCTCAACGTTTTACTCACCAGTATTCTGGCCGAATTGATGACCAATTTACACAGTTTTTTGATTATTGTGCCCAACCATACCGGAGACGATGTTTACCGTTTTGATGAACCTGTTTCTGATAAAGCTGAGTTTTATGTGCGTCAAATTATCGGCTCTGCCAATTTTACAGGGGGCACAGATTTCAGTGATTATCTTCAGGGATGGCTGAACTACCAGATTGAACACCATCTTTGGCCCGAAATGACCATGTTGCAGTACCAAAAAGCCCAGCCTGAAGTAGAAGCGCTCTGTAAAAAATACGGAGTGCCCTATATCCGCCAGTCGATCTGGAAAAGAATCGGGCAAACCATGCGCCTGCTCACAGGCCAAAGCCGCAATCCCTTTTTTAAAACCCGCTCTCGCCAGGAGCGGGAACGGGATATGGTCGCGGTTTAA
- a CDS encoding RNA-binding protein, with the protein MKLFVGNLSESVTEEDLNQAASAFGKVVNVTITQNEEGKSKGFGFIEMSSAAEVQAALNGLQGKELKGQALKLNEARPDKKAGRNLSRSPGVGFGSRPAAGAKKAKGSSSKGGFNIGTTGRNKV; encoded by the coding sequence ATGAAACTATTTGTAGGCAATTTATCAGAGTCGGTAACTGAAGAAGATCTGAACCAGGCCGCCAGTGCCTTTGGCAAAGTGGTCAACGTCACCATTACCCAAAATGAAGAAGGCAAATCCAAAGGCTTTGGTTTTATTGAAATGTCCAGCGCAGCCGAAGTTCAGGCCGCATTGAACGGTTTACAAGGCAAAGAGCTCAAAGGCCAGGCCTTGAAACTGAATGAAGCCCGCCCCGACAAAAAAGCAGGGCGCAATCTCAGCCGCAGCCCCGGTGTAGGCTTTGGCAGCCGCCCGGCAGCAGGTGCCAAGAAAGCCAAAGGTAGTAGCAGCAAAGGTGGTTTCAATATTGGAACCACCGGCCGCAACAAAGTTTAA
- a CDS encoding DUF1653 domain-containing protein: MSEQPFLKPGIYKHYKGPRYEVMALARHSETEEWMVVYRTLYGDYGLWVRPLSMFTEEVEIEGKNLPRFAYLGEAEES, from the coding sequence ATGTCAGAACAACCTTTTTTAAAACCCGGAATTTATAAGCACTATAAGGGCCCCCGTTACGAGGTCATGGCCCTGGCCCGTCATTCTGAAACCGAAGAATGGATGGTGGTTTACCGCACCCTCTACGGGGATTATGGCCTGTGGGTCAGACCGCTGAGCATGTTTACCGAAGAGGTCGAGATCGAGGGCAAAAATTTGCCCCGCTTTGCCTATCTGGGTGAAGCAGAAGAAAGCTGA
- a CDS encoding ATP-dependent RNA helicase produces MPHETLLPEHLFLNPATIQAPPAPQAKIESPAELPSPETEFESHTEQNPPETEIQASVQASDLQAEPLENLSEAPEDTASTSGFAALKLAKPVLEAVLASGYEDPTPIQASMIPHVLAGKDVLGQAQTGTGKTAAFALPLLSRMDSRNHSPQILVLAPTRELALQVSDSFERYGAKLPGLKITAIYGGQSYGPQLRDLRQGAQIVIGTPGRVMDHMRRGSLDLSNLQALVLDEADEMLNMGFAEDVEWILSQTPEARQTALFSATMPPEIRRLARKYLKDPVEIALAAKTTTADTIQQRFWIVRGLSKQQALIRLLESEPIEGVLIFVRTKDATIEVAQRLENAGYKAAALNGDLPQNQREQTVERLRRGKLDVLVATDVAARGLDVERISHVINYDVPFDPESYTHRIGRTGRAGRSGEAILLIEPREQRLLSTIERATRQPMTRMFMPDAESLNQKRVERFKSRISQARKLPQLEYFREMMLNYAQENEVPLEEVAAALALLVQGKTPLLLPPDPPGLQADPDLSQRVRKDKFSRERSPKNDSEMGLVPYRVEVGRIHGLRPSMLVGAIANEAGVDSKFIGKIKMHDTYSVVDLPLALEKHFFKALAKTRVVNHPLRISRLGKSNAFTESAPRSFDKKPKFSPAPKGRPDHAPRAKAGKRGFLGK; encoded by the coding sequence ATGCCCCATGAAACCCTCCTTCCGGAGCACCTTTTTCTCAATCCCGCGACAATACAAGCTCCTCCTGCCCCCCAAGCAAAGATTGAAAGCCCCGCTGAACTCCCCTCTCCTGAAACAGAATTTGAATCTCACACAGAACAAAATCCTCCAGAAACTGAAATTCAAGCCAGTGTTCAGGCTTCAGATCTGCAAGCCGAACCCCTTGAAAATCTAAGCGAAGCCCCAGAAGATACGGCATCAACCAGTGGCTTCGCGGCCTTGAAGCTGGCAAAACCTGTTCTGGAAGCTGTTTTGGCTTCAGGCTATGAAGATCCCACCCCAATTCAAGCCAGCATGATTCCCCATGTTTTGGCAGGAAAAGATGTACTGGGCCAGGCCCAGACAGGTACGGGCAAAACAGCAGCCTTCGCACTGCCCCTGCTTTCCCGCATGGACAGCCGCAACCACTCTCCCCAAATCTTGGTGCTGGCTCCTACCCGTGAATTGGCCCTGCAGGTCAGTGACTCCTTTGAGCGTTACGGCGCCAAACTTCCTGGTTTGAAAATCACCGCCATCTATGGCGGCCAAAGCTATGGTCCCCAACTGCGGGATCTCAGACAAGGCGCCCAAATCGTGATTGGCACCCCCGGACGGGTCATGGATCATATGCGCCGGGGCAGCTTGGATCTTTCCAATCTGCAAGCCCTGGTTCTGGACGAAGCAGATGAAATGTTGAATATGGGTTTTGCCGAAGATGTAGAATGGATTCTTTCGCAAACCCCCGAAGCACGTCAAACCGCTCTTTTCTCTGCCACCATGCCTCCCGAAATTCGCCGATTGGCCCGTAAATACCTGAAAGATCCTGTCGAAATCGCATTGGCGGCCAAAACTACCACCGCCGACACCATTCAACAGCGCTTTTGGATTGTACGTGGTTTGAGCAAACAACAGGCCCTGATTCGGCTGCTCGAAAGCGAACCGATTGAAGGCGTACTGATCTTTGTGCGCACCAAAGACGCCACGATTGAAGTGGCCCAACGTCTTGAAAACGCGGGCTATAAGGCAGCCGCCCTGAATGGTGATTTGCCCCAGAATCAGCGTGAACAGACCGTTGAGCGCCTGCGTCGCGGCAAACTGGATGTGCTGGTTGCCACCGATGTAGCCGCCCGTGGTTTGGATGTTGAACGCATTTCTCATGTCATCAATTACGATGTACCCTTTGACCCTGAATCCTATACCCACCGCATTGGCCGCACGGGCCGCGCGGGCCGTTCAGGTGAGGCCATCCTTTTGATTGAACCCCGTGAGCAACGCCTGCTCAGTACCATTGAGCGGGCCACACGCCAGCCGATGACGCGTATGTTTATGCCCGATGCCGAAAGTTTAAATCAAAAGCGCGTCGAACGTTTTAAATCACGGATTAGCCAAGCCCGCAAATTGCCTCAACTTGAATATTTCCGTGAAATGATGCTGAATTATGCGCAGGAAAATGAAGTGCCGCTCGAAGAAGTCGCAGCAGCGCTGGCTTTGCTCGTACAGGGCAAAACCCCCTTGCTCTTGCCCCCCGATCCGCCTGGATTGCAAGCCGATCCTGATCTGTCCCAACGCGTGCGCAAAGACAAATTCAGCCGTGAAAGAAGCCCCAAAAACGATTCTGAAATGGGTCTGGTGCCCTATCGGGTCGAAGTAGGCCGAATTCATGGTTTGCGTCCCAGCATGCTGGTAGGCGCGATAGCCAACGAAGCAGGCGTAGACAGCAAATTTATCGGCAAAATCAAAATGCACGATACCTATAGCGTCGTTGATTTGCCCCTTGCACTTGAAAAACACTTCTTTAAGGCCCTTGCCAAAACCCGCGTGGTCAACCACCCCCTGCGGATTTCACGTCTGGGCAAAAGCAATGCTTTTACAGAAAGTGCTCCCAGAAGCTTTGATAAAAAGCCGAAATTTTCACCCGCCCCCAAAGGCCGGCCCGATCACGCTCCCCGCGCCAAAGCAGGGAAACGTGGCTTTCTCGGGAAATAA
- a CDS encoding glycoside hydrolase, translated as MSYPPVLLPAPRHIHLQKGHCKLKPDLKILLDHRGPDLTDLGLLAQTLLRETAGLNWALSASPLLPPRDQGLRLAINSHLPGQEAYQLQIYTRVIELEASDLAGLFYGLMTLKQLFRQYPPDGLPCLLIRDWPDFRHRGLMLDISRDKVPTQATLFQIIDQMAELKLNQLQLYTEHTFAYTGHEIVWKNASALTGEEILHLDRYCRERFIELVPNQNSFGHLTRWLKHAPYRHLAEVPETGYEDPLQERQIQEPFSLCPLDPKALELVSGWYQELLPHFHSRQFNIGCDETFDLGQGRSKEACQKQGTGRVYLDFLSKLHALVSQEGSVPQFWGDIVLNHPALIPEIPRPAIALNWGYEADHPFESEAAAFAKAGIPFYVCPGTSSWNALAGRIENALKNLRNAAEQGLQHQAIGYLITDWGDNGHWQPWAVSLLPLAYGAGLAWQVHQNKAGDLCKASNLHLFRDPDGHLAQVAQDLGNTYLKPEILLSNQSLLFYLLQNPEEPLGSGKSEGLSLENLKLTKQWLDQLSNRQEKLQSQRHDGGLLLDEFRWVTQMLLHACRLALVRLQTGAETIPELPEDIRKSLAENWKSLAKDFQRLWLARNRSGGLSDSLVRMQKLLQLYETSATR; from the coding sequence ATGAGTTACCCCCCGGTTTTGCTTCCTGCCCCGCGGCATATCCACTTACAAAAAGGGCATTGCAAACTCAAACCCGATTTAAAAATTCTGCTCGACCACAGGGGGCCAGACCTGACAGATTTGGGGCTGCTGGCCCAAACCCTGCTGCGAGAAACCGCAGGGCTGAACTGGGCGCTGAGTGCTTCACCACTCTTACCGCCACGCGACCAAGGCTTGCGTCTGGCCATCAATTCTCACTTACCAGGCCAGGAAGCTTACCAATTGCAGATCTATACCCGCGTGATTGAATTGGAAGCCTCTGACTTGGCTGGGCTGTTTTACGGCCTGATGACCCTCAAACAACTCTTCAGGCAATATCCCCCTGATGGCCTGCCCTGCCTGCTGATCCGCGACTGGCCAGATTTTCGCCATCGCGGCCTGATGCTGGATATCAGCCGTGATAAAGTGCCCACCCAAGCCACCCTCTTTCAGATCATTGATCAGATGGCAGAACTGAAACTCAACCAGCTTCAGCTCTATACAGAACATACCTTTGCCTATACCGGCCATGAAATCGTCTGGAAAAATGCTTCGGCTTTGACAGGCGAAGAAATTCTGCATCTGGATCGCTATTGCCGGGAGCGCTTTATTGAACTGGTGCCCAATCAGAATTCCTTCGGGCACCTGACCCGCTGGCTCAAACATGCCCCTTACCGCCATCTGGCAGAAGTTCCTGAAACCGGATATGAGGATCCCCTTCAGGAACGCCAGATCCAAGAGCCCTTCAGTCTCTGCCCCCTTGACCCCAAAGCCCTGGAGCTGGTTTCGGGCTGGTACCAGGAATTGCTGCCCCATTTTCACAGCCGACAGTTCAATATTGGCTGTGACGAGACCTTTGATTTGGGACAGGGCCGCAGCAAGGAGGCCTGTCAAAAACAAGGCACAGGCAGGGTTTATCTCGATTTTCTCAGCAAACTCCATGCGCTGGTCAGCCAAGAGGGATCTGTCCCTCAATTTTGGGGGGATATCGTGCTCAACCACCCCGCCCTGATTCCCGAAATTCCACGCCCGGCAATTGCCTTGAATTGGGGCTATGAAGCCGATCATCCCTTTGAATCCGAAGCCGCTGCTTTTGCGAAAGCAGGCATTCCCTTTTATGTCTGCCCTGGAACCTCCAGTTGGAACGCCCTGGCGGGTCGCATTGAAAATGCCCTGAAAAATTTGCGCAACGCCGCCGAACAAGGCCTTCAACACCAGGCCATCGGCTATTTAATTACCGATTGGGGTGACAATGGCCATTGGCAGCCCTGGGCCGTTTCACTGCTGCCCCTGGCCTACGGCGCAGGCTTGGCCTGGCAGGTGCATCAGAACAAAGCGGGAGATCTCTGCAAAGCAAGCAATTTGCATCTTTTCAGAGACCCCGATGGCCATTTGGCCCAAGTGGCACAAGACCTGGGCAATACCTACCTCAAACCCGAAATACTGCTCAGCAATCAATCCCTGCTCTTTTATCTGCTTCAAAACCCGGAAGAACCCTTGGGCTCCGGCAAAAGTGAAGGGCTCAGCCTGGAAAATCTTAAACTGACCAAACAATGGCTGGATCAGCTCTCAAACCGTCAGGAAAAACTGCAAAGCCAGCGTCACGATGGCGGCCTCTTGCTCGATGAGTTCCGCTGGGTTACCCAGATGCTCTTGCATGCCTGCCGCTTGGCTTTGGTCAGACTGCAAACGGGAGCCGAAACGATTCCTGAACTGCCTGAAGATATTCGCAAATCGCTGGCAGAAAATTGGAAAAGCCTTGCCAAAGATTTTCAGCGCCTCTGGCTGGCCCGCAACCGCAGCGGCGGGCTCAGTGACAGTCTGGTACGCATGCAAAAACTCTTGCAACTCTACGAAACCAGCGCAACACGTTAA
- a CDS encoding lipid-A-disaccharide synthase — protein sequence MRFNVLYMVLFPKQESDPTSARIFLSAGEVSGDLYAALLIQALKTQAPHLRFSGVGGQRMQAAGMEILANPLSRSAIGLSENLNSLPWFYALFQRLKRWLQQVRPQAVVLIDFQGLNLRLAEAAKSLGIPVIYYIAPQDWLWGMPQNAQRLSRLSDLILAIFQPEFSYYQAQGAQVKHVGHPLLEILPPQSKDEAQTSLKLAPHRPCLCLMPGSRQREWDRLLPVLIRTAENLHQTTGAQCVLPIADPFLKGPKLPEFIQPLMSEQRYNAMIASDLILGASGNMVLEAALLGTPVIALYKVSGLTYAVASRLLKVEYITLPNILLQQALIPEFIQNFSETELLNCAEKCLKSPPDTQQTQAKLLELLQPRGASARAAQAILQEIKRN from the coding sequence ATGAGGTTTAATGTATTGTATATGGTTTTATTCCCAAAACAAGAATCCGATCCGACCTCTGCGCGAATATTTCTTTCTGCTGGAGAGGTTTCCGGAGATCTTTATGCTGCCCTGCTGATCCAGGCACTCAAAACCCAAGCCCCCCACTTGCGTTTCAGTGGCGTGGGTGGACAGAGAATGCAGGCAGCAGGCATGGAGATTTTAGCCAATCCCCTCAGTCGCAGTGCCATTGGTCTGAGTGAAAATCTAAACAGCCTGCCTTGGTTTTATGCCCTTTTTCAACGCCTAAAACGCTGGCTGCAACAGGTCAGACCTCAGGCTGTGGTGCTGATCGATTTTCAAGGCCTCAATTTGCGCCTGGCAGAAGCCGCAAAATCGCTGGGCATTCCAGTGATTTACTATATCGCCCCCCAGGACTGGCTCTGGGGCATGCCTCAAAATGCCCAACGTCTCAGCCGCCTAAGCGATCTGATTCTTGCCATCTTTCAGCCCGAATTCAGCTATTATCAGGCCCAAGGCGCCCAGGTAAAACATGTGGGGCACCCCCTGCTTGAAATTTTGCCTCCGCAAAGCAAAGACGAAGCCCAAACCAGCCTGAAACTCGCCCCACACAGGCCGTGTCTCTGCCTGATGCCTGGCAGCCGTCAAAGGGAATGGGATCGGCTCTTGCCCGTCTTAATTAGAACAGCAGAGAACCTGCATCAGACAACTGGCGCCCAATGTGTACTGCCAATTGCAGACCCTTTTCTCAAGGGGCCGAAGCTGCCTGAATTTATCCAGCCACTCATGTCAGAACAGCGCTACAATGCCATGATCGCCTCAGATTTAATTCTGGGCGCATCAGGCAATATGGTTTTAGAAGCCGCACTGTTAGGAACCCCCGTGATCGCACTCTATAAGGTTTCAGGTCTGACCTATGCCGTGGCTTCACGTCTGCTAAAAGTAGAGTATATTACCCTTCCCAATATTCTTTTGCAGCAGGCCCTGATTCCTGAATTTATTCAGAACTTCTCAGAAACAGAACTCCTGAACTGTGCTGAAAAATGCTTAAAATCGCCACCTGATACACAGCAAACCCAAGCAAAACTGCTGGAGTTGCTTCAACCAAGAGGTGCTTCAGCGCGTGCTGCTCAGGCCATACTTCAAGAAATAAAAAGGAACTGA
- a CDS encoding pirin, whose protein sequence is MKTISKPFALGFPWQTRDPFLFCVYHQDFYPKGKTDLSPDASLAGRSLGQDFTLKDGWRMYHGLRIPGFPGHPHRGFETVTVVQEGWVDHADSLGAAGRYGAGDTQWMTAGKGVQHSEMFPLLNQNQENTLELFQIWLNLPRASKMAPPHFQMIWSEQKPIWQTQDANGKKIQVEIIAGSLEGLSPPAPPPDSWAADPSHSVAIWVIKLEAGAQWHLPVAETGLNRTLYYYQGESLKIGGETLQPGYGIDLPSDQSLGLENSEQESRLLLLQGKPLKEPVVQYGPFVMNTQAEIQMAFLDYQKDQFGGWPWPDSDPIHGKEKGRFARYFDGQIEEP, encoded by the coding sequence ATGAAAACCATCTCCAAACCTTTTGCCTTGGGCTTTCCCTGGCAAACACGGGACCCCTTTCTGTTTTGCGTCTACCATCAGGATTTTTACCCCAAAGGAAAAACCGATCTTAGCCCCGACGCCTCGTTAGCAGGACGCTCCTTGGGCCAGGACTTTACCCTGAAAGACGGCTGGCGCATGTACCACGGCTTAAGGATCCCTGGTTTTCCGGGCCATCCCCACAGAGGCTTTGAAACGGTCACGGTGGTTCAAGAGGGTTGGGTCGATCATGCTGATTCCTTGGGCGCCGCAGGTCGTTACGGGGCAGGCGATACCCAGTGGATGACCGCCGGAAAAGGGGTTCAGCACTCCGAAATGTTTCCCCTGCTGAATCAAAACCAAGAAAATACGCTCGAGCTTTTTCAAATCTGGTTGAATTTGCCACGTGCCAGCAAAATGGCCCCCCCCCATTTTCAGATGATCTGGTCAGAGCAAAAACCAATCTGGCAAACCCAGGATGCAAACGGAAAAAAGATTCAAGTCGAGATTATCGCTGGCTCGCTTGAGGGTTTGAGTCCCCCGGCTCCACCCCCCGATTCCTGGGCTGCGGATCCCAGTCACAGTGTGGCCATTTGGGTAATCAAACTCGAAGCCGGTGCCCAGTGGCATCTGCCTGTGGCGGAAACAGGTCTCAACCGCACCCTTTACTATTATCAAGGTGAGAGTTTAAAGATTGGCGGCGAAACGCTTCAACCAGGCTATGGAATTGATCTGCCTTCTGATCAGTCTTTGGGCCTTGAAAATAGCGAGCAGGAAAGTCGCCTGCTGCTCTTACAGGGCAAACCCCTGAAAGAACCGGTCGTACAATATGGCCCTTTTGTGATGAATACCCAAGCTGAAATTCAGATGGCCTTTTTAGATTATCAGAAGGATCAGTTCGGAGGCTGGCCCTGGCCAGATTCAGACCCTATCCACGGCAAAGAAAAAGGACGTTTCGCACGCTATTTCGATGGGCAGATAGAAGAACCCTGA
- a CDS encoding hydrolase, which yields MTALRVAAVQLSPSSDPEANLNKTAALLEQAAAQGAQLVCLPEAFIYRGKHDAEHLFASPVPGPLTERLGALARDLRIWLLAGSIFERVADSEKVFNTSLVFNPAGEIVAKYRKIHLFEIHNETGKELSEADYQQPGSELVCVEMPWLKMGLSICFDLRFPEVYRGLARMGAKLLAVPSAFLMKTGRDHWEVLLRARAIESQCYVVAPNCLGHSATGVEGYGRSMIVDPWGQVIAQASDCEGVILATLDLNYLETVRRRVPTLSNCRLPGF from the coding sequence TTGACAGCTTTGCGTGTTGCGGCTGTTCAGCTTTCCCCAAGCTCTGATCCCGAGGCCAATTTAAACAAAACAGCAGCTCTTTTAGAGCAGGCCGCTGCCCAGGGGGCCCAATTGGTCTGTTTGCCCGAGGCTTTTATTTATCGCGGTAAGCACGATGCTGAGCATCTTTTCGCTTCTCCTGTTCCTGGCCCCTTGACTGAGCGATTGGGGGCTTTGGCCCGTGATTTGCGCATCTGGCTTTTGGCGGGCAGTATTTTTGAGCGGGTTGCAGATTCTGAAAAAGTTTTCAATACCAGCCTGGTCTTTAACCCTGCCGGTGAGATCGTCGCCAAATACCGCAAAATTCATCTCTTTGAAATTCACAATGAAACCGGCAAAGAATTGTCTGAAGCCGATTATCAACAGCCGGGTTCGGAATTGGTCTGTGTTGAGATGCCTTGGCTGAAAATGGGGCTCTCGATCTGTTTCGATCTGCGTTTTCCTGAGGTCTACCGTGGCTTGGCCCGGATGGGAGCCAAACTTTTGGCTGTGCCCTCGGCTTTTTTAATGAAAACAGGCAGAGATCACTGGGAAGTGCTTTTGCGGGCCCGTGCGATTGAATCCCAATGCTACGTAGTCGCGCCCAACTGTCTGGGGCATTCGGCCACGGGAGTAGAGGGCTATGGCCGCAGTATGATTGTTGACCCTTGGGGGCAGGTCATTGCCCAGGCCTCTGATTGTGAAGGCGTGATTCTGGCCACTTTGGATTTGAATTATTTAGAAACAGTGCGCCGACGGGTTCCTACTTTGTCCAATTGCCGATTGCCGGGGTTTTAA
- the lepB gene encoding signal peptidase I: MSLSQRLKEVSTSLLVPVFLVLMTRGAVAEPRYIPSGSMEPTLQLQDRLLIEKLSPLLGAPKRGEIVVFEHPTQSLASENLWQKFARWQGYSQTPPLIKRVIGLPGERVAVKGGKVWINRQPLDESAYQPETPAYEMAELTVPPGQIFVMGDNRNNSWDSHLWGTLPLEKVRGKAVFRFWPLQRSGFPG, translated from the coding sequence ATGTCTCTATCCCAACGTTTAAAAGAAGTTTCGACCTCGCTGCTGGTGCCTGTTTTTCTGGTGCTGATGACCCGAGGAGCCGTGGCCGAACCCCGTTATATTCCTTCGGGCTCCATGGAGCCTACGCTGCAATTGCAGGATCGGCTTCTGATTGAAAAACTCAGCCCTTTGCTGGGGGCTCCCAAAAGAGGGGAAATCGTGGTCTTTGAGCACCCGACCCAATCTTTGGCCTCAGAAAACCTTTGGCAAAAATTTGCCCGTTGGCAGGGGTATAGCCAAACCCCCCCGCTGATTAAGCGGGTGATCGGCTTGCCCGGTGAGCGGGTGGCTGTGAAGGGCGGAAAGGTGTGGATCAACCGGCAGCCGCTGGATGAATCGGCCTATCAGCCTGAAACCCCGGCCTATGAAATGGCTGAGCTGACGGTTCCCCCCGGCCAGATTTTTGTAATGGGCGATAACCGCAACAACAGCTGGGACAGCCATCTCTGGGGAACTCTGCCGCTTGAAAAAGTGCGCGGCAAGGCCGTCTTTCGTTTTTGGCCCCTGCAGCGCAGTGGTTTTCCAGGTTAA
- a CDS encoding short-chain dehydrogenase → MTDKKIAVVTGGNRGIGLEICRQLAQDSDTQVILTSRTLEKAQSAAQKLAEEGLKVTPFQLETTSAQDIANLAQWLEKEYGGVDILVNNAGVLLDAQRNQASIFQVEIQTLQETLETNLYGPLMLCQALIPLMKKRGYGRIVNLSSGMGQLSEMGGGYTAYRISKTSLNALTRILAAELQGEPILVNAMCPGWVKTDMGGAQANRSVAQGADTAVWLTKLPENGPSGKFFRDRNPISW, encoded by the coding sequence ATGACAGACAAAAAAATTGCGGTGGTCACGGGTGGAAATCGCGGAATAGGCTTGGAAATTTGTCGTCAGCTGGCACAGGATTCAGATACGCAGGTGATTTTAACCAGCCGCACGCTTGAAAAAGCCCAGTCAGCCGCCCAAAAGCTGGCAGAAGAAGGCCTGAAAGTAACCCCTTTTCAACTGGAAACCACCTCAGCCCAAGATATTGCAAATTTGGCGCAATGGCTTGAAAAAGAATATGGGGGTGTGGATATCCTGGTGAATAACGCAGGCGTTCTGCTCGATGCTCAACGCAATCAGGCCAGTATTTTTCAAGTCGAAATCCAAACTCTGCAGGAAACCCTCGAAACCAATCTCTATGGCCCGCTGATGCTCTGTCAGGCCCTGATCCCACTGATGAAAAAAAGAGGCTATGGCCGGATTGTGAATCTCTCAAGCGGCATGGGGCAACTCAGTGAAATGGGCGGGGGATATACCGCCTATCGAATTTCAAAAACGTCTTTGAATGCCCTGACCCGGATTTTAGCAGCAGAACTCCAGGGTGAACCGATTTTGGTCAACGCCATGTGCCCAGGATGGGTCAAAACAGATATGGGCGGTGCACAAGCCAACCGCTCAGTAGCCCAGGGAGCAGATACCGCCGTCTGGCTGACCAAGCTCCCCGAAAATGGACCCAGTGGAAAATTTTTCCGGGATCGCAACCCCATCAGCTGGTAA